Below is a genomic region from Desulfonispora thiosulfatigenes DSM 11270.
TTTCTAAACCATCTTGTTTAATTTCCAGAAGTCTAGCACCTTCTAAGTGCTTTCGTAAAACCATACAAAACAAAGGTGGAGTACTTGGATTTGACCTGGTTTTATCTGTTATATGAAAACGAGTTGTTTGTGGGTGGTTAGATACAAGTAATTTAAAAGATTTATTTGGTTTCCTAATTGATATAATAACTGTATTTTTATCTGGTTGATGAATTTTATCAACACGTCCAGTAGTTAATAAATGATTTAATTCGTGTGTTAAAGAATTAATAAGAATTCCATCTAGTGCCATACTTACACCTCCTGTTTTAGAAGTATATCTTTTTTAAAACATCCTGTCTAGTTTTAACAATTTAGTAAGTGATTAATATTTTAACTTATGATTCTTTACTCATTTTTTTATTTAGCCTTGCATAATAATTACTTAGTAATAATTTTGCAAAAAAGTGAGGGAGAAGGCGTGGAGTTAAAAGAGTGGCACTACCGGGATAAAGATGATGTTTTGAAAGAATTTCAGGTTGATGAAAAAAAAGGTATTACTTATGTTGAAGCCATGAGAAGATTAGAATTAGTTGGTCATAATGAATTACGTAAACAAAAAACAGTATCTCCAATTGTTGTTTTTTTTAATCAATTTAAAGACTTCATGATAATTATTTTATTAATGGCTACCCTAATATCAGGAATGCTAGGTGAATATGCTGATGCAATAACAATTATAGCAATAGTATTTTTAAATGCAATTTTAGGTTTTGTGCAAGAATATAGGGCTGAAAAATCTATGGAAGCGTTAAAAAAACTAATAGCACCTGATGCTTTAGTAATTAGAAATGGAGTAAAGGTTAAAATACCTGCTCGTGAACTTGTTCCAGGAGATATTGTAGCTTTAGAAACAGGAGATATTGTTCCTGCAGATTTAAGAATACTAGAAGCAAATCAACTAGAAGTTGAAGAATCGGCATTAACAGGTGAATCTCTACCTGTTAAAAAATGTACTAAAGCTATTAAAGAAAAAAATGTGGGTATTGGTGATAGATTAAATATGGGTTACTCTGGTACTACAGTAACCAGGGGAAAGGCACTAGGTGTAGTTGTTTATACTGGTATGGAAACGGAAATGGGGCAAATTGCTGGATTAATTCAGAAAGTTCAAGATGATACAACACCACTTCAAAAAAGATTAGAGCAACTCGGAAAATGGTTAGTAGTTTTTTGTTTGGTAATTGTATTGGTAGTAGTAGTAACAGGTATTTTAAGAGGAGAAGATTTTTATGCAATGATTTTAACAGGGGTTAGTTTAGCCGTTGCTGCAATCCCTGAAGGCTTACCAGCTATTGTTACTATTGCCTTAGCAGTAGGCGTGCAAAAAATGATTAAAAAGAATTCTATAATTAGAAAATTACCTGCAGTAGAAACATTAGGTTGTGCTACAGTAATTTGTTCAGATAAAACAGGTACATTAACTCAAAATGAAATGACTGTACGTAAAGTATTTTTAGCTGATGAGGAAATAGATGTAACTGGAGAAGGTTATGAGCCAAAAGGTGAGTTTCATGGCGGAAATGACAAAAATAAAACTGCTTTACAGCTTTTATCTAAAATAGCAGCACTATGTAATGATTCCTCTCTAAATAAAAACGAGACTGCTATTACAGGACTGTTTAGAAATAACGATAAAAGTTCTTGGAAAATAATTGGAGATCCTACAGAAGGAGCATTATTAGTACTTGCAATGAAAGCAGGAATGTGGAGAGAAAAGATAGAAAATAAAGAAGAAAGAGTTTATAGCTTACCTTTTGATTCTACTCGTAAAAGAATGTCTGTTATTTATACAAATAATAAGCATTTAAATGTTTATACAAAGGGTGCCCCTGATATAATCTTAGAAAGATGTAGTCATGTTTTATGGGAAGGCAAAATAACGCCTTTAACCGTACAACTAAGGGAGAAAATCTTATCTAATAATGATTACATGGCAAAACAAGCATTAAGGGTTTTAGGGCTTGCTTTTAAGGAACTTCCTAAAGGATATAAATATGAAGAAAATGAAAAGGAAATAGAGGATAATTTAGTATTTGTTGGTTTAGCAGGAATGATTGACCCTCCAAGAAATGAAGCTGCTGAAGCTGTGAGTACATGTAAAAAAGCAGGCATAAAAACTGTAATGATAACAGGAGATCATAAAATTACCGCTCAAGCCGTAGCAAGTGAGCTGAAAATATATAATAAAGATGATCTTGTTTTAACTGGAAATGATTTAGATAATATGAGTGATAAAGAATTAAAAAGAGTAGTTAATAAGGTATCAGTATATGCTCGCGTATCCCCTAAACATAAATTAAGAATAGTGAAGGCATTAAAGAAACAAGGTCAAGTTGTAGCAATGACTGGTGATGGCGTAAATGATGCACCAGCAGTTAAAGAAGCTGATATTGGTATTTCAATGGGTATTTCAGGAACAGACGTTACAAAGGAGTCTTCTTCTATGATATTAGGAGATGACAATTTTGCTACAATTGTTTCAGCTGTTAAAGAAGGAAGGGCGATTTACGATAATATTCGTAAATT
It encodes:
- a CDS encoding calcium-transporting P-type ATPase, PMR1-type, with the translated sequence MELKEWHYRDKDDVLKEFQVDEKKGITYVEAMRRLELVGHNELRKQKTVSPIVVFFNQFKDFMIIILLMATLISGMLGEYADAITIIAIVFLNAILGFVQEYRAEKSMEALKKLIAPDALVIRNGVKVKIPARELVPGDIVALETGDIVPADLRILEANQLEVEESALTGESLPVKKCTKAIKEKNVGIGDRLNMGYSGTTVTRGKALGVVVYTGMETEMGQIAGLIQKVQDDTTPLQKRLEQLGKWLVVFCLVIVLVVVVTGILRGEDFYAMILTGVSLAVAAIPEGLPAIVTIALAVGVQKMIKKNSIIRKLPAVETLGCATVICSDKTGTLTQNEMTVRKVFLADEEIDVTGEGYEPKGEFHGGNDKNKTALQLLSKIAALCNDSSLNKNETAITGLFRNNDKSSWKIIGDPTEGALLVLAMKAGMWREKIENKEERVYSLPFDSTRKRMSVIYTNNKHLNVYTKGAPDIILERCSHVLWEGKITPLTVQLREKILSNNDYMAKQALRVLGLAFKELPKGYKYEENEKEIEDNLVFVGLAGMIDPPRNEAAEAVSTCKKAGIKTVMITGDHKITAQAVASELKIYNKDDLVLTGNDLDNMSDKELKRVVNKVSVYARVSPKHKLRIVKALKKQGQVVAMTGDGVNDAPAVKEADIGISMGISGTDVTKESSSMILGDDNFATIVSAVKEGRAIYDNIRKFIRYLLSCNVGEVLTMFVATLIGLPLPLLPIQILWVNLVTDGLPAMALGVDPADPDIMKRDPRHPKESIFAHGLSRRIIVRGTLICISTLAVFIIGFYTNNSNLELARTMAFSALVFSQLFHVFDCRSEKYSIFEIGLFSNPFLVGAVSFSVLMHLSVIYLPFLQPIFKTQSLGFFDWFVILSISAGTTILQLLYRSFKRVSLRKTIFSKA